In a genomic window of Sphingomonas lutea:
- a CDS encoding dicarboxylate/amino acid:cation symporter gives MAETVKKRGLELQWQMLIGFLVGLTLGLIAYSVQRDAAWVEFVTTYITTPIGQIFLRLIFMLVIPLLFSALVVGISEMGEVRSLKRVGLRTLAYTVIVSSIAVAVSLAAVNIFQPGAGVDRAAASQMLEESAGRAGEIVKAGAEQPSGVDAFVNIIPNNLVEVMGSNSAILSVMFFALFFGIGLMLTNTPNSRALQRGFEGLFDVSMRLILLVIKLAPIAVACFMFNLAALFGWDLLIRLSAYVGVVLLALAIQMFIVFPTLLATLGKKNPLQFFRQTQEASLMAFSTASSNATLPTALRVAENNLGIPRRIARFVLTIGATANQNGTAMFEGVTVLFLAQFFGVELSLGQQLMVMLVCILGGIGTAGVPAGSLPVVALILAMVGIDPQAIAIVLGVDRFLDMCRTTLNVVGDLVAAQVISAREPEREAVQPAETAAQTG, from the coding sequence ATGGCGGAAACGGTGAAGAAGCGCGGGCTGGAACTGCAGTGGCAGATGCTGATCGGCTTCCTGGTCGGCCTGACTCTCGGCCTCATTGCCTATAGCGTGCAGCGCGACGCCGCGTGGGTCGAATTCGTTACCACCTACATCACCACGCCGATCGGCCAGATCTTCCTGCGCCTGATCTTCATGCTCGTCATCCCCTTGCTCTTCTCGGCGCTGGTCGTCGGCATCTCGGAGATGGGCGAAGTCCGCTCGCTCAAGCGCGTCGGCCTGCGCACGCTTGCCTATACCGTGATCGTGTCCTCGATTGCGGTCGCGGTCAGCCTGGCGGCGGTCAACATCTTCCAGCCGGGCGCCGGCGTCGACCGCGCCGCCGCATCCCAGATGCTCGAGGAGTCCGCCGGCCGCGCCGGAGAGATCGTCAAGGCGGGCGCGGAGCAGCCGTCGGGCGTCGATGCCTTCGTCAACATCATCCCCAACAACCTCGTCGAAGTGATGGGCAGCAACAGCGCCATCCTGTCGGTGATGTTCTTCGCTCTCTTCTTCGGCATCGGGCTGATGCTGACCAACACGCCCAATTCGCGCGCGCTGCAGCGCGGCTTCGAAGGGCTGTTCGACGTGTCGATGCGGCTCATTCTGCTGGTCATCAAGCTCGCGCCGATCGCGGTTGCCTGCTTCATGTTCAACCTTGCCGCCTTGTTCGGCTGGGACCTGCTGATCCGCTTGTCGGCCTACGTCGGGGTCGTCCTGCTGGCGCTCGCGATCCAGATGTTCATCGTCTTCCCCACGCTGCTTGCGACCCTGGGCAAGAAGAACCCGCTGCAATTCTTCCGCCAGACGCAGGAGGCCAGCCTGATGGCCTTTTCGACCGCATCGTCGAACGCGACGCTGCCGACCGCGCTGCGCGTGGCCGAAAACAATCTCGGCATCCCGCGCCGCATCGCGCGCTTCGTCCTGACCATCGGCGCCACCGCCAACCAGAACGGCACCGCGATGTTCGAAGGTGTGACGGTGCTGTTCCTCGCCCAATTCTTCGGCGTCGAATTGTCGCTCGGCCAGCAATTGATGGTGATGCTGGTGTGCATCCTTGGCGGGATCGGCACGGCGGGCGTGCCCGCGGGCTCGCTGCCGGTGGTCGCACTGATCCTCGCCATGGTCGGGATCGATCCGCAGGCGATCGCCATCGTGCTCGGGGTCGACCGCTTCCTCGACATGTGCCGCACTACGCTCAACGTCGTCGGCGACCTCGTCGCGGCGCAGGTGATTTCAGCGCGCGAGCCGGAGCGCGAGGCGGTCCAGCCGGCGGAAACGGCGGCGCAGACGGGGTGA
- a CDS encoding TIGR01459 family HAD-type hydrolase, producing MSFLDALPERYRLILCDVWGVIHDGRRLYPGAAERLRQWQAQGRCVILVTNAPRPADAVESYLERVGMADRAWDAVASSGEAGITALEKLGRPVGFVGTGMDREILEARGIAVDESGVADHVVCTGFADKQERVEDYGDDLRAMERRGATLHCLNPDRVVVYGGALYPCAGALADAYEAIGGTVRWYGKPYPAIYQYALAQGGEPAPGEVLAIGDSIQTDMAGAHAMGFDTVFVRGGIHAEDDIAALAAEHGLSDWTPVAIVDSIG from the coding sequence GTGAGCTTTCTCGACGCGCTGCCCGAGCGCTATCGCCTGATCCTGTGCGATGTGTGGGGCGTGATTCATGACGGTCGGCGGCTCTATCCGGGCGCCGCGGAACGGTTGCGGCAATGGCAGGCGCAGGGGCGCTGCGTGATCCTGGTGACCAACGCCCCGCGCCCCGCCGACGCGGTCGAGTCCTATCTGGAGCGCGTCGGCATGGCGGACCGCGCGTGGGACGCGGTTGCGTCGAGCGGGGAGGCGGGGATTACCGCACTCGAGAAGCTTGGCCGTCCGGTTGGCTTTGTCGGCACGGGTATGGATCGGGAGATTCTCGAAGCGCGCGGGATCGCGGTCGACGAGAGCGGGGTCGCCGATCACGTCGTGTGCACCGGCTTTGCCGACAAGCAGGAGCGGGTGGAGGATTATGGGGACGATCTCCGCGCGATGGAGCGGCGCGGCGCGACGTTGCATTGCCTCAACCCCGACCGGGTAGTGGTTTATGGCGGCGCGCTTTACCCCTGCGCCGGGGCGCTTGCCGATGCCTATGAGGCGATCGGCGGGACGGTGCGCTGGTACGGCAAGCCCTATCCGGCGATCTACCAATATGCGCTGGCGCAAGGCGGCGAGCCCGCGCCCGGCGAGGTGCTGGCGATCGGTGACAGCATCCAGACCGACATGGCGGGTGCGCACGCGATGGGGTTCGACACCGTCTTCGTCCGCGGCGGGATCCATGCCGAAGACGACATTGCCGCACTCGCCGCCGAACATGGGCTTAGTGACTGGACGCCGGTCGCAATCGTGGATTCGATCGGATGA
- a CDS encoding phospholipase D-like domain-containing protein, which yields MKAYFGGPDLPARALRDLLQARVEGVPAGGTIDWMTYYFRDEALADALVAAKRRGVRVLVRLEGKPRHRGANDAVIARLRAGIGEGLKVETRLFGASHLHTKLYAFGGDRPHVLVGSFNPSGNDPEDVAIIADIGDQDRGHNLLVEIDEPAQVQALLTHVRDGTHLDGPNAFSFPRGIASPLDRRIAALGRGAHLRIAASHLRDAGVARQLKRLAAKGARVEVLTHHTRRRTPDRLIAQLRRGSVHSLRYHHPEELPMHAKFILAEDGARRWSAFGSYNLTRTSRWLNQEVLIFSDDAALWGQLDARWASILAEPWVAP from the coding sequence ATGAAGGCGTATTTCGGCGGCCCGGACTTGCCGGCGCGCGCACTCCGCGACCTGCTCCAGGCGCGCGTCGAGGGCGTGCCTGCTGGGGGGACCATCGACTGGATGACCTATTATTTCCGCGACGAGGCGCTCGCCGATGCGCTGGTCGCGGCGAAGCGGCGCGGCGTTCGCGTCCTGGTGCGCCTGGAAGGCAAGCCACGCCATCGCGGCGCCAACGACGCGGTGATCGCCCGGCTGCGTGCGGGGATCGGCGAGGGGCTGAAGGTTGAAACGCGGCTGTTCGGCGCCTCGCATCTTCACACCAAGCTCTACGCCTTCGGCGGCGACCGCCCGCACGTGCTGGTCGGATCGTTCAACCCGTCGGGCAACGATCCCGAAGATGTGGCGATCATCGCTGACATCGGCGACCAGGATCGGGGTCATAATCTACTGGTCGAGATCGACGAGCCCGCGCAGGTGCAGGCGCTGCTGACCCATGTGCGCGACGGAACGCATCTCGACGGGCCAAACGCCTTCTCCTTTCCGCGCGGGATTGCCAGTCCGCTCGACCGCCGGATCGCGGCGCTGGGCCGGGGAGCGCACCTGCGCATTGCCGCGTCGCATCTGCGCGATGCGGGCGTCGCGCGGCAACTCAAGCGGCTCGCCGCAAAGGGCGCGCGAGTCGAAGTGCTGACCCACCACACGCGGCGGCGAACGCCCGACCGGCTGATCGCGCAACTTCGCAGGGGGAGCGTGCACAGCTTGCGCTACCACCATCCGGAAGAGCTGCCGATGCACGCCAAATTCATCCTCGCCGAGGATGGAGCGCGGCGCTGGAGCGCGTTCGGAAGCTACAACCTGACCCGCACCTCGCGATGGCTGAACCAGGAGGTGCTGATCTTTTCCGACGATGCCGCGCTGTGGGGGCAGCTCGATGCGCGCTGGGCGTCGATCCTGGCCGAGCCGTGGGTCGCGCCGTGA
- a CDS encoding glycosyltransferase family 4 protein, whose product MNIVMIDSHAEIERGGAIQCARLAATLAERGHEVTCVFDSAARASGKVSPEWARMERAGVTVLRRPLKSLAAMRRFRRELDEIGPDIVHTHKNGALYFLAGATRNRRRFGWVANRGTEYSLLREPPAWAIHRFWVDRMIPVADAVKAQLIRDGIPEARLRTIYGSFDVGRFDPATSGASLRSDWGVAEGVPLIGMAASFKSRKKGQSDFLKAAAQVLTHIPDAVFVLAGDGPSERWQRQARDLGIAQNVRFPGFVTDMPAALAAMDVAVCASTRGEGLTGSVREALAMARPVVSTDVAGNGELVRDGETGRLVPPRDPAALAAAITQLLSDGEAAADMGAAGRELVLQLCTDAYRAARVEELYRDLLAERASR is encoded by the coding sequence GTGAACATCGTCATGATCGACAGCCATGCCGAGATCGAGCGCGGCGGGGCGATCCAGTGCGCGCGGCTCGCCGCGACGCTGGCCGAGCGCGGGCACGAAGTGACCTGCGTGTTCGACAGTGCGGCGCGCGCCTCGGGCAAAGTATCGCCCGAATGGGCACGGATGGAGCGAGCCGGAGTGACCGTCCTGCGCCGGCCGCTCAAGAGCCTTGCTGCGATGCGCCGCTTCCGTCGCGAGCTCGACGAAATCGGCCCCGACATCGTCCACACGCACAAGAATGGCGCGCTCTATTTCCTCGCCGGCGCGACGCGGAATCGACGCCGCTTCGGCTGGGTCGCCAATCGCGGCACCGAATATTCGCTGCTGCGCGAGCCGCCGGCCTGGGCGATCCATCGCTTCTGGGTCGACCGCATGATCCCCGTCGCCGATGCGGTGAAGGCGCAGTTGATCCGCGACGGCATCCCCGAGGCGCGGCTGCGCACGATCTACGGCAGTTTCGATGTCGGGCGGTTCGATCCGGCGACATCGGGCGCAAGCCTGCGGTCCGACTGGGGGGTGGCCGAGGGTGTGCCGCTGATCGGCATGGCCGCTTCGTTCAAGAGCCGGAAGAAAGGGCAGAGCGACTTCCTCAAGGCCGCCGCACAGGTGCTCACGCACATTCCCGACGCCGTCTTCGTCCTTGCCGGTGACGGACCGTCGGAGCGCTGGCAGAGACAGGCGCGCGACCTTGGCATTGCGCAGAACGTCCGCTTCCCCGGCTTCGTCACCGACATGCCCGCGGCGTTGGCCGCAATGGACGTCGCGGTATGCGCCTCAACCCGAGGGGAGGGGCTGACGGGCTCGGTCCGCGAAGCGCTGGCGATGGCGCGGCCGGTGGTGTCGACCGACGTCGCGGGCAATGGCGAACTCGTGCGCGATGGCGAAACCGGGCGTCTCGTCCCGCCGCGCGACCCCGCGGCGCTCGCCGCTGCGATTACGCAGCTTCTGAGCGACGGCGAGGCGGCGGCGGACATGGGCGCGGCGGGCCGCGAGCTGGTGCTGCAGTTGTGCACCGACGCTTATCGCGCCGCGCGCGTCGAGGAATTGTATCGCGATCTGCTGGCCGAACGCGCCTCGCGCTAG
- a CDS encoding lipopolysaccharide biosynthesis protein has protein sequence MKHWFKDQHLRSLLKNSSYLGISKAVAAVASIATLAMTGRGLGLMLFGTLVLITSYAKAVSGLSKFESWQLIVRYGGLALNEGRSDDFKTSTGFAFALDVISGIGGMLVAVLLLPLIGGWFGIEQQHLWLAMLYCTLLPLMAGATPTGVLRSLDRFDLISWQTTAAPIARAILTTGAFLTKAPFATYVIIWYVTELFGLLFLWFLGWRELRRRGLLEGIRPTLKPTALPGAWRFAINVNLTASVMAAWSPIARLVVGGLLGPAGAALFRVGSALADSAQRPADQLAKAFYPEIMRMDLTTKRPWKLMLRSTALAGAVAIIAILILLVGGKTLVRLLFGEEFVGAYSVLMVLLLVPLMGVFSFPLAPMLYALDRADAPLKARLIGTGTFFLIVAPFAWQLGVIGAAVAFVIGYAVTVITLMLQLRSEYRRVRKPATVAADTGKLRQSEAPNLD, from the coding sequence GTGAAGCATTGGTTCAAAGACCAGCACCTGCGCTCGCTGCTCAAGAACAGCAGCTATCTTGGCATTTCCAAGGCGGTCGCGGCGGTCGCCTCGATCGCCACGCTGGCGATGACCGGGCGCGGGCTTGGGCTGATGCTGTTCGGCACGTTGGTGCTCATCACGAGCTACGCCAAGGCCGTCAGCGGGCTCAGCAAATTCGAGTCCTGGCAGTTGATCGTGCGCTACGGTGGCCTTGCGCTCAACGAGGGGCGCTCGGACGACTTCAAGACCTCGACCGGCTTCGCCTTCGCGCTCGACGTGATCAGCGGCATCGGCGGGATGCTCGTCGCGGTCCTGCTCCTGCCGCTGATCGGCGGCTGGTTCGGGATCGAGCAACAGCATTTGTGGCTGGCGATGCTCTATTGCACGCTGCTGCCCCTCATGGCCGGGGCGACGCCGACGGGCGTGCTCCGCTCGCTCGACCGGTTCGACCTCATCAGCTGGCAGACGACCGCGGCGCCGATTGCCCGCGCGATCCTCACCACCGGCGCCTTCCTGACCAAGGCGCCGTTCGCGACCTATGTGATCATCTGGTACGTGACCGAGCTGTTCGGGCTCCTGTTCCTGTGGTTCCTCGGCTGGCGCGAATTGCGCCGACGCGGCCTGCTCGAGGGCATTCGCCCGACACTCAAGCCGACCGCGCTTCCCGGCGCGTGGCGCTTCGCGATCAACGTCAATCTGACCGCGAGCGTGATGGCCGCGTGGAGCCCGATCGCGCGCCTGGTCGTCGGCGGCCTGCTCGGGCCCGCGGGCGCCGCCCTCTTTCGCGTCGGATCGGCGCTGGCCGACAGCGCGCAGCGCCCGGCCGACCAGCTCGCAAAAGCCTTTTACCCCGAAATCATGCGCATGGATTTGACCACCAAGCGTCCGTGGAAACTGATGCTGCGCAGCACCGCGCTCGCCGGCGCGGTCGCCATCATCGCGATCCTCATACTGCTCGTCGGGGGCAAGACTCTCGTCCGTTTGCTGTTCGGCGAGGAGTTCGTCGGCGCCTATTCGGTGCTGATGGTGTTGCTGCTGGTGCCGCTAATGGGCGTGTTCAGTTTCCCGCTCGCGCCGATGCTCTACGCGCTCGACCGCGCCGATGCGCCGCTGAAGGCGCGACTGATCGGCACCGGGACCTTCTTCCTGATCGTCGCGCCGTTCGCTTGGCAGCTCGGCGTGATCGGCGCCGCGGTCGCGTTCGTCATCGGCTATGCCGTGACGGTGATCACGCTGATGTTGCAGCTGCGCTCGGAATATCGGCGGGTGCGCAAGCCGGCGACCGTCGCCGCGGACACCGGGAAACTCCGGCAGAGCGAGGCGCCGAACCTCGACTAG